ACGAGACGTCGAGCGCGCCGTGGTGCGTCGGTCCGTCGGCGCCGGCGACGCCGGCGCGGTCCATGCAGAAGACGACCGGGAGGTCCTGGAGCGCCACGTCGTGGACCACGCCGTCGTAGGCCCGCTGGAGGAACGTCGAGTAGATGGCGCAGAACGGGCGCATCCCCTGCGTCGCGAGGCCGGCGGCGAACACGACCGCGTGCATCTCCGCGATCCCGACGTCGAACGCCCGGTCCGGCATCTCGGCCATCATCTTGCCGAGGCTGGTCCCCGACGGCATCGCGGCGGTCACGCCGACGACGCGGTCGTCCTGCTCCGCCAGTTCGATGAGCGCGTCGCCGAACACGTCCTGCCACTTGGGGGGCTTCGTGCCGGCCGGCGTCGGCGTGGCGAGGCTCTTGCCGGTGAGCTTGTCGAACGGGCTCGACTGGGCGTGCCACTTGACCTGGTCCGCCTCGGCGGGCGCGAAGCCCTTGCCCTTGACCGTGAGCGTGTGGAGGAGGATCGGGCCGCCGAGCTTCCGCACGCGCTGGAGCTGGCGGGCGAGGGCGACGACGTCGTGGCCGTCGACCGGTCCGATGTAGCGGAAGCCGAAGGCCTCGAACAGCATGCCCGGCGTGAGCGCCGCCTTGAGCCCGTCCTCGACGCGCGCCGCCAGCCGCTGGAGGTGCCCGCCGCCGACGCCCTTCAGCTTGTCGAACAGCTCCCAGACCTCGCCCTTGAGCGCGTTCCACTTGCCCGAGGCCGAGAGCGTCGCGAGGTACTCGTGGAGCGCCCCGACGTTGGGGTCGATCGAGATCCGGTTGTCGTTGAGGACGACGAGGAGGTCGGAGTCCGTCGCGCCGGCGTTGTTGAGGCCCTCGAAGGCGAGCCCGCCCGTCATCGACCCGTCGCCGATGACGGCGACCACCTTCTGGTCGGTCCCCTTGAGGTCGCGGGCCTTCGCCATGCCGAGCGCGGCCGAGATCGACGTGCTCGCGTGGCCCACGCCGAACGTGTCGTACTCGGACTCGGACCGCTTGGGGAAGCCCGAGAGCCCACCGTACTTCCGGTTCGTGGGGAACGCCTCGCGGCGGCCGGTCAGGATCTTGTGGCCGTACGCCTGGTGGCCGACGTCCCACACGAGCTGGTCCGAGGGCGTGTCGTAGGCCCAGTGGAGCGCCACCGTCAATTCGACGACGCCGAGGCTGGCGCCGAAGTGGCCGCCGTGGACCGACACGATGTCGACGATGAAGTCCCGGAGCTCGTCGCAGAGCTGAGGGAGCTGCTCGACAGAGAGCGCCCGGATGTCGGCGGGGGACTCGATCTGGGCCAGCAGAGGGCCGGGCGTGTGGGTCGGGGCGTCCTGGGGCATGGGCGAGGCGCGGAACGGCCAAAGATACCGGGCGCCCCCTCACACCCTTCCGCGCCCGGTGGGGTTTCAGGCCGTTTCTGACCGTCGGCCGCTCTCCGACACGCGGGAGGCCGGTTGGCCGCGCCGGTTTCGTCCACTCTCCGTCGCCACCGCGGCCGGGTTAGGCGCCGACGCGCACCGTCTCCGCCTCGGTGACGACCACGTCGAGGCGGGCGTCGTGAGACGCGGAGGGCACGGCGTTAACGAGGGCGTCGGCGAACACGACGCCGACGCGGAGCGCGGGCGTCTGGGCGAGGAACGTGTCGTAGAACCCGCCGCCGTAGCCGAGCCGGCTCCCGTCGCGGCCGACCGCGAGGGCTGGGACGAGGACGACGTCTATGGACCGCGGGCCGACGGGCGGGGCGCCGGGTGGCGGCTGCATCAGCCCCCATCTCCCGCGAGCCAGCGCGGTGGTCCCGAGGTACCGCCTGTGTACGAGCGCGCGGTCGCCGACGACGACGGGGAGGGCGACCACGACGCCACGCTGGCGGAGCGACTCGGCCAGCGGGCGGAGGTCGACCTCGAACGGGAGTGGCCAGAACAGGTGGACCGTGCCCGCCGCTTCGACCTCGGGCAGATCCCGCACACGCTCCACGATCCCTTGACTGGCGGCGGCGCGAGCTTCGGCGGGCATCGCCTCGCGGAGGGCGCGGAACCGCGCCCGCCACGCCGCCTTCTCCGCCGACACCGATTCCGACTCCGCCATGTCAGAGACCCGCCTCGACCGCTTCGACGCCTACCGCGCCCGCATGAACGCCCGCATCCTCGACGAGGGTGACCACCTCGGCGTCAAGCGGTTCTTCAACCTCGACT
This sequence is a window from Rubrivirga marina. Protein-coding genes within it:
- the dxs gene encoding 1-deoxy-D-xylulose-5-phosphate synthase, with the translated sequence MPQDAPTHTPGPLLAQIESPADIRALSVEQLPQLCDELRDFIVDIVSVHGGHFGASLGVVELTVALHWAYDTPSDQLVWDVGHQAYGHKILTGRREAFPTNRKYGGLSGFPKRSESEYDTFGVGHASTSISAALGMAKARDLKGTDQKVVAVIGDGSMTGGLAFEGLNNAGATDSDLLVVLNDNRISIDPNVGALHEYLATLSASGKWNALKGEVWELFDKLKGVGGGHLQRLAARVEDGLKAALTPGMLFEAFGFRYIGPVDGHDVVALARQLQRVRKLGGPILLHTLTVKGKGFAPAEADQVKWHAQSSPFDKLTGKSLATPTPAGTKPPKWQDVFGDALIELAEQDDRVVGVTAAMPSGTSLGKMMAEMPDRAFDVGIAEMHAVVFAAGLATQGMRPFCAIYSTFLQRAYDGVVHDVALQDLPVVFCMDRAGVAGADGPTHHGALDVSYMRAVQNMVVAAPMDEQDLRDLLYTALQHDGPFAVRYPRGAATGMALRDGFEAIPIGKGRKIRDGADLAFVTYGSIGQYAVEACERLDADGVRAAHYDLRFVKPIDAALLTEVFGRHTHVITVEDGVRDGGAGSAVVEWASDAGALDGTRVVRLGLPDRFIEHGSQRQLHDEVGIGPDGIVRAARALLGAEAEAA
- a CDS encoding 5-formyltetrahydrofolate cyclo-ligase translates to MAESESVSAEKAAWRARFRALREAMPAEARAAASQGIVERVRDLPEVEAAGTVHLFWPLPFEVDLRPLAESLRQRGVVVALPVVVGDRALVHRRYLGTTALARGRWGLMQPPPGAPPVGPRSIDVVLVPALAVGRDGSRLGYGGGFYDTFLAQTPALRVGVVFADALVNAVPSASHDARLDVVVTEAETVRVGA